A genome region from Acidobacteriota bacterium includes the following:
- a CDS encoding NHLP bacteriocin export ABC transporter permease/ATPase subunit yields MEVAASGLADLALAHGAPFAGGGNRPIRLDDPDALWFVARGSVDVFVAREQDGGALVEFKHLLRATRGRLLFQADEGPNVIVAKGLPDSELRRVPCAAFLAADEGGAVVDQADAWIADISAAVALDVTHRQPIDCFLAAGVLADLNAGEVVSTKGGVVWMSGREVGLAFLGTEEPDRTGSGFVPVAPGSWVSVSGPTRQRGVSSRELHREGRLLAALAEFHRLSLGAHDLNRRLLLADAVNLRAAQTRHRRESEDAARRSLCDVVDARGARPEQAGGAALQEALALIGRHEGIRFRAPRAPQVRQGAGAETGPSLDGILTASGVRGRDVALEARDRWWLGDSGAMLAFRREDGAPIALLPGRSGRYRMVDPASGRAESVNAGRAAALHANAVFFYQSLPDGRVSGVGALARVAFHRWGGDVVRFATAGLLAGLAMLAPAVLVGVFADEVAPAGRVGTLAWLTAGMVLLALTVGLLEVIEGTALMRLEGRAAARLTAALWDRLLDLPAVFFRNFTAGDLATRAMAFHDLRNHLSGVVMGALLSTVFLLPTFVLLFLYDTAMGWLGLAGGLASLAFTVTLGLRQVPHHRRLLAAERSLAGVLLQLIGAARKLRATGKEWTAFTRWAQGYREQKRSEMHVGVLNEHLVAFTAAAPLLATAALFAVAYERGPAALSAGAFLTVYAAYMVLMSAIAALGRTVSDVAAIVPAGEQVSPILEASPRGAAGEGPAPELRGEVRLDNVSFRYAEDGPLVLRDVAIHVRPGEFVALVGGTGTGKSTVLRILLGLEKPSSGVVYYDGHDLERVDLRAVRQQVGVVVQDGSLQPRTVRDNIIGLAADLTLDDAWRAARLAAVDGDIRAMPMGMLTVVTEGSAVFSGGQIQRIMLAAALVRRPRVLLLDEATSFLDNNTQAQVMARIEELAVTRIVVAHRLSTIRKADRIYVFDQGRVAQQGTFAQLIETPGVFRDLARRQLA; encoded by the coding sequence GTGGAGGTTGCCGCCAGCGGGCTCGCGGACCTCGCCCTGGCACATGGGGCGCCGTTCGCCGGAGGCGGCAATCGGCCCATTCGCCTCGACGATCCCGATGCGCTGTGGTTCGTCGCCCGCGGTTCGGTGGACGTGTTCGTGGCGCGCGAACAGGACGGCGGCGCACTGGTCGAGTTCAAGCATCTTCTGCGCGCGACGCGCGGCCGGCTGCTGTTCCAGGCGGACGAGGGTCCGAACGTAATCGTAGCCAAGGGGTTACCCGATTCCGAACTGCGGCGCGTGCCGTGCGCAGCCTTCCTCGCGGCGGACGAAGGCGGCGCCGTCGTCGATCAGGCGGACGCCTGGATTGCCGACATCTCGGCCGCGGTGGCTCTGGACGTCACTCATCGGCAGCCGATCGACTGTTTTCTTGCCGCCGGCGTGCTGGCCGACCTGAACGCCGGCGAGGTCGTATCGACCAAGGGCGGCGTCGTGTGGATGTCGGGCAGAGAGGTCGGTCTGGCGTTTCTGGGCACGGAGGAGCCCGACCGTACCGGTTCCGGCTTCGTGCCCGTCGCGCCGGGCAGTTGGGTCAGCGTGTCCGGCCCGACCCGGCAGCGGGGCGTCTCGTCACGGGAACTGCATCGCGAGGGGCGTCTGTTGGCGGCGTTGGCCGAGTTCCATCGCCTGTCGCTGGGCGCCCACGACCTCAATCGCCGCCTGTTGCTGGCCGATGCCGTCAACCTGCGCGCCGCGCAAACGCGGCATCGCCGGGAAAGCGAAGATGCCGCGCGCCGCAGTCTCTGCGACGTGGTCGACGCGCGCGGCGCCCGGCCGGAACAAGCAGGCGGCGCCGCGCTACAGGAGGCGCTGGCCTTGATCGGCCGCCATGAGGGCATCCGGTTTCGGGCGCCGCGGGCGCCCCAGGTGCGCCAGGGCGCCGGCGCCGAGACCGGTCCGTCGCTGGACGGTATTCTGACCGCGTCGGGCGTGCGCGGGCGCGACGTCGCGCTCGAGGCCAGGGATCGCTGGTGGCTCGGCGACAGTGGGGCGATGCTGGCGTTTCGGCGCGAGGACGGCGCGCCAATCGCGCTGCTTCCGGGCCGGTCGGGGCGCTACCGCATGGTGGATCCGGCGTCGGGACGCGCTGAATCGGTGAACGCCGGCCGGGCTGCGGCGCTGCACGCGAACGCCGTCTTCTTCTATCAGTCGCTGCCGGATGGTCGGGTGTCCGGCGTGGGCGCCCTGGCACGGGTCGCGTTCCACAGGTGGGGGGGTGACGTGGTCCGGTTCGCGACGGCCGGACTGCTGGCGGGCCTGGCCATGCTGGCGCCCGCCGTTCTTGTCGGCGTCTTTGCCGATGAGGTAGCGCCGGCGGGGCGCGTGGGAACGCTGGCCTGGCTGACGGCGGGGATGGTCTTGCTGGCGCTGACGGTGGGCTTGCTCGAAGTGATCGAGGGAACGGCCTTGATGCGTCTCGAAGGCCGCGCGGCGGCTCGCCTCACCGCCGCGCTCTGGGACCGCCTGCTGGACCTGCCGGCCGTCTTTTTCCGCAACTTCACAGCCGGCGACCTGGCGACGCGCGCCATGGCGTTCCACGATTTGCGCAATCACTTGTCGGGCGTGGTCATGGGCGCACTGTTGTCGACCGTCTTCCTGCTACCGACGTTCGTCCTGCTCTTCCTTTACGACACCGCGATGGGCTGGTTGGGGCTTGCGGGTGGCCTCGCTTCGCTGGCCTTCACCGTCACACTGGGCCTGCGTCAGGTGCCTCATCACCGGCGGTTGCTTGCGGCCGAGCGCTCGCTGGCCGGCGTACTGCTGCAGTTGATCGGCGCCGCGCGAAAGCTGCGCGCCACGGGCAAGGAGTGGACGGCGTTTACGCGGTGGGCGCAGGGCTACCGTGAACAGAAGCGCAGCGAGATGCACGTCGGCGTCCTGAACGAGCATCTGGTGGCGTTCACGGCTGCCGCGCCCCTGCTGGCCACCGCCGCGCTGTTCGCGGTGGCATACGAGAGGGGACCCGCCGCGCTGTCGGCAGGCGCCTTTCTGACCGTCTACGCCGCATACATGGTGTTGATGTCGGCCATTGCCGCGCTCGGCCGCACCGTGTCGGACGTGGCCGCCATCGTGCCGGCCGGCGAGCAGGTCTCGCCGATCCTCGAGGCTTCGCCCCGGGGCGCTGCCGGCGAAGGACCCGCGCCCGAGCTGCGCGGCGAGGTGCGCCTGGACAACGTGAGCTTCCGCTACGCCGAGGACGGCCCGCTGGTGCTGCGCGACGTCGCCATCCACGTTCGACCCGGCGAGTTCGTGGCGCTGGTCGGCGGTACGGGCACCGGCAAGAGCACGGTGCTGCGTATCCTCCTGGGACTCGAGAAACCCTCGTCCGGCGTGGTGTACTACGATGGTCATGATCTCGAGCGCGTCGACCTGCGCGCCGTGCGGCAGCAGGTCGGCGTGGTGGTCCAGGACGGTTCGCTGCAGCCGCGGACGGTGCGCGACAACATCATCGGCCTGGCCGCGGACCTGACGCTGGACGACGCCTGGCGTGCGGCCCGGCTCGCCGCCGTCGATGGCGACATCAGGGCGATGCCGATGGGCATGCTCACCGTCGTCACCGAGGGCTCGGCGGTGTTCTCCGGCGGGCAGATCCAGCGCATCATGCTGGCTGCCGCACTCGTGCGCCGGCCGCGCGTGCTGCTGCTCGACGAGGCGACCAGCTTCCTCGACAACAACACCCAGGCACAGGTCATGGCGCGGATCGAGGAACTCGCCGTCACCCGTATCGTCGTTGCGCACCGGCTGTCCACCATCCGCAAGGCGGACCGCATCTACGTGTTCGACCAGGGGCGGGTGGCGCAGCAGGGGACCTTTGCGCAACTGATCGAGACGCCGGGCGTCTTTCGCGACCTGGCGCGTCGCCAACTGGCTTGA
- a CDS encoding formyl-CoA transferase (catalyzes the formation of oxalyl-CoA from oxalate and Formyl-CoA) yields the protein MRNSMHCETPAQSAARRDSSDSMDGRRCEMPALDGMKVLDMTQYEAGPSCTQILAWFGADVVKVEPPDPGDGARVFGRDGSSGYSAFFCAWNANKRSLAVDLGSGQGRELLLRLVPVFDVFVENYGPGVIERFDIGYETLGAIHPGLIYVRIKGFGGSGPYAGFHSVDPTAQAAAGAFSVNGEAAGPPLMPGPTMADSGTGLQAAMAVLAAWAQRQRTGEGQLVELSMQEAVTYYLRSHFFTGSRWGARAAPRTGNAHGLPPAGLYPCKPFGANDYVYLQPLTDAHWDALCKAMDRADMRSDPRFYSPRWRLQNADALREEIVAWTRERTKYEAMETIAGAGVPCSACLDTADLHRDRHLAARGFIHELNLPVHGKVRMLGFAPGPSASCVSMKRPPRLGEHTDEVLDAELDLSTAELEALHDAGVIRDAARR from the coding sequence ATGCGCAACTCGATGCACTGCGAGACGCCGGCGCAATCGGCGGCCCGCCGCGATTCGAGTGACTCGATGGACGGGCGGAGGTGCGAGATGCCGGCACTGGATGGAATGAAGGTCCTCGACATGACCCAGTACGAGGCCGGACCATCCTGTACGCAAATCCTGGCGTGGTTCGGCGCGGACGTGGTCAAGGTCGAGCCGCCCGACCCTGGCGACGGGGCCCGCGTCTTCGGACGCGACGGCTCCAGCGGCTACTCGGCGTTCTTCTGCGCCTGGAACGCGAACAAGCGCAGCCTGGCGGTGGACCTCGGCAGCGGGCAGGGTCGAGAGTTGTTGCTGCGACTGGTGCCGGTGTTCGATGTCTTCGTGGAGAACTACGGTCCGGGCGTGATCGAACGGTTCGATATCGGCTACGAAACGCTCGGCGCCATCCACCCGGGCCTGATTTACGTACGCATCAAGGGTTTCGGCGGCAGCGGCCCCTACGCCGGCTTCCACAGCGTCGATCCGACCGCGCAAGCGGCGGCGGGGGCGTTCTCCGTCAACGGCGAGGCGGCCGGGCCGCCGCTGATGCCCGGTCCGACGATGGCCGATTCGGGTACCGGCCTCCAGGCGGCGATGGCGGTGCTCGCGGCCTGGGCGCAAAGGCAGCGGACCGGTGAAGGGCAGTTGGTCGAGTTGTCGATGCAGGAGGCGGTGACGTACTACCTGCGCTCGCATTTCTTCACCGGCTCGAGGTGGGGCGCGCGGGCGGCGCCGCGCACCGGCAACGCACACGGTCTGCCGCCGGCCGGCCTGTATCCGTGCAAACCGTTCGGCGCCAATGACTACGTCTACCTCCAACCCCTCACCGATGCCCACTGGGACGCCCTGTGCAAGGCCATGGATCGCGCCGACATGCGCAGCGATCCGCGCTTCTACAGCCCGCGCTGGCGCCTGCAGAACGCTGACGCGCTGCGCGAGGAGATCGTTGCCTGGACCCGTGAACGCACCAAGTACGAGGCCATGGAGACCATCGCCGGCGCCGGCGTGCCCTGTTCGGCGTGTCTGGACACGGCCGATCTGCACCGGGACCGGCACTTGGCCGCGCGCGGCTTCATCCACGAACTGAATCTGCCGGTGCATGGCAAGGTACGGATGCTGGGGTTCGCTCCGGGACCTTCGGCATCGTGCGTCTCGATGAAGCGCCCGCCCCGCCTCGGCGAGCACACCGACGAGGTGCTCGACGCGGAGCTGGACCTGAGCACCGCGGAACTCGAGGCGCTGCACGACGCCGGCGTCATCCGGGACGCCGCTCGTCGGTAG
- a CDS encoding CoA transferase: protein MPALDGMRVLDMTQFEAGPACTQALAWLGADVVKVEMPGRGDRARGVDRARNEAYAPLFCAWNANKRSVAIDLRKDQGRALFLRLVPTFHVLVENYGPGVMEGLDIDYEVLRAVNPGLIYARIKGFGNRGPYAGFAVQQPIAQAAAGAFSINGEPQGPPMMPGSMGDAGAGVYAAVAVLAAWVRRLRTGRGQQIDLSMQEAMTFFVRGRGAIGSRWGARAAPRTGNAGDVPPGNLYPCKPFGPNDHVYLMPLTEQHWESLCAAMGRPELRVDLRFYSTRWRIQNHRALREEISSWTRARTKLEAMETLAAARVPCAACLDTAELLRDRHLTERGFIEELDLPVHGTVRVPGFAPRMSRSRVPVKRPPRLGEHTDELLGAELALDDAQLDALRDAGAIGGPPRFE, encoded by the coding sequence TTGCCTGCATTGGACGGCATGAGGGTCCTCGACATGACGCAGTTCGAGGCCGGTCCTGCGTGCACGCAGGCATTGGCGTGGCTGGGCGCCGACGTCGTGAAGGTCGAGATGCCCGGACGCGGCGACCGGGCGCGCGGCGTGGACCGGGCTCGCAACGAGGCGTACGCCCCCTTGTTCTGCGCGTGGAACGCCAACAAGCGAAGCGTGGCGATCGACCTCCGCAAGGACCAGGGCCGCGCACTGTTTCTGCGCCTGGTGCCGACGTTCCACGTGCTCGTGGAGAACTACGGGCCCGGCGTGATGGAGGGTCTCGACATCGACTACGAAGTGCTGCGCGCCGTCAATCCGGGGCTCATCTATGCACGCATCAAGGGGTTCGGCAACCGCGGCCCGTATGCCGGCTTCGCGGTCCAGCAGCCGATCGCACAGGCAGCGGCAGGCGCGTTCTCGATCAACGGCGAACCGCAAGGACCGCCGATGATGCCGGGATCGATGGGCGATGCCGGCGCCGGCGTATACGCGGCGGTGGCCGTGTTGGCGGCCTGGGTGCGGAGGCTGCGCACCGGACGGGGCCAACAAATCGACCTGTCGATGCAGGAGGCCATGACGTTCTTCGTGCGCGGACGCGGCGCCATCGGCTCGCGTTGGGGCGCCCGGGCGGCACCGCGCACCGGTAACGCCGGCGACGTGCCGCCAGGCAATCTCTATCCCTGCAAGCCGTTCGGCCCCAACGACCATGTCTATCTCATGCCGCTGACGGAGCAGCACTGGGAATCGCTGTGCGCGGCCATGGGCCGCCCCGAGCTGCGCGTCGACCTGCGTTTCTACAGCACGCGCTGGCGCATCCAGAATCACCGGGCGCTGCGCGAGGAGATCAGCTCGTGGACGAGGGCGCGGACCAAGCTCGAAGCCATGGAGACCCTGGCCGCGGCCCGCGTGCCTTGCGCCGCGTGCCTGGACACGGCAGAACTGCTGCGCGACAGGCACCTGACCGAGCGCGGTTTCATCGAGGAGCTGGACCTGCCGGTGCACGGCACGGTGCGCGTTCCGGGTTTCGCGCCCCGCATGTCCAGGTCCCGCGTACCGGTGAAGCGCCCGCCGCGCCTGGGAGAGCACACCGACGAACTGCTCGGCGCCGAGCTCGCGTTGGACGATGCGCAACTCGATGCACTGCGAGACGCCGGCGCAATCGGCGGCCCGCCGCGATTCGAGTGA
- a CDS encoding NHLP leader peptide family natural product precursor, whose translation MAQEFQTVEEFHDYVRNKAVENEEFRARLLADPKAVMEAELDLSIPDDFTIEVHEDSATTAHLVLPPSAALAEEDMRTVAGGGGWCSPV comes from the coding sequence ATGGCTCAAGAGTTTCAGACCGTGGAGGAGTTTCACGACTACGTGCGAAACAAGGCGGTCGAGAACGAGGAATTCCGGGCTCGTTTGCTGGCCGATCCCAAGGCGGTGATGGAGGCAGAGCTGGATCTGTCCATCCCGGACGACTTCACCATCGAGGTGCACGAGGACAGCGCGACGACCGCGCACCTGGTGCTTCCGCCTTCGGCCGCGCTCGCCGAGGAGGACATGCGCACCGTCGCCGGCGGCGGCGGCTGGTGCTCGCCCGTCTGA
- a CDS encoding FAD-binding protein, giving the protein MRTAVALRESDEGREAASTDFGRMVRKLPRAVVTPQSPEDVRRTLDFARHTRCPVAVRGAGHSQAGQSLTDGGILLDLTGLDRIGEIRDGAVRVQAGATWRRLVRHVQARGYLPPVLTTSLDVTVGGTLSTGGLGASSHRYGAQTDNVDELVAVTGDARQLRCSRTENPALFDCVRCGLGQFAVITEARIRLRRALPDVRTFFLAYDDIEALMQDQQQVVSDDRFEYIASTCLPRAMGLERLLARGSPFAERRYVMSLTTEFDGECDSDRALAGLHGGRLLGAEDGSARDVPFGPDRLGPGDRADRRLAHPWIEGILPWRNAGRCVAEVLAGLPSALPTDTAVLLWAARRDRFGAPMLALPAGELLMGFAILPAVKPAALPRLLPGLEAAGRRLTTMGGKRYLSGWIDYDHEQWRAHFGDLWPRVVDCKAAFDPRGILDSGFIRYRPAQPA; this is encoded by the coding sequence TTGCGTACCGCCGTCGCGTTGCGCGAAAGCGATGAAGGCCGCGAGGCGGCGAGCACCGACTTCGGTCGCATGGTCCGCAAGTTGCCCCGTGCGGTGGTGACGCCCCAATCGCCGGAGGACGTACGTCGGACCCTGGACTTCGCCCGTCACACGCGCTGCCCCGTAGCCGTTCGCGGCGCGGGTCACTCCCAGGCCGGGCAGTCGCTGACCGACGGCGGCATCCTGCTCGACCTGACCGGCCTCGACCGCATCGGCGAGATCCGGGACGGCGCGGTTCGCGTTCAGGCAGGAGCGACGTGGCGCAGGCTCGTCCGCCACGTCCAGGCCCGGGGCTATCTCCCGCCGGTACTGACGACGAGCCTGGACGTCACCGTCGGCGGCACGCTGTCCACGGGTGGCCTCGGCGCCTCTTCGCATCGTTACGGCGCGCAGACGGACAACGTCGACGAGCTCGTCGCGGTGACCGGAGACGCCCGACAGTTGCGTTGCTCGCGAACGGAGAACCCGGCGCTGTTCGACTGCGTGCGATGCGGGCTGGGCCAGTTCGCGGTGATTACGGAGGCACGAATCCGATTGCGCAGAGCGCTGCCCGATGTGCGCACCTTCTTCCTGGCCTACGACGACATCGAAGCGCTCATGCAGGACCAGCAGCAAGTCGTTTCCGACGACCGCTTCGAGTACATCGCCTCCACTTGCCTTCCTCGCGCGATGGGGCTCGAGCGTCTGCTGGCGCGCGGGTCGCCGTTCGCGGAGAGACGCTACGTCATGAGCCTGACGACCGAGTTCGACGGCGAGTGCGACTCCGACCGGGCCCTCGCCGGCCTGCACGGCGGCCGGCTTCTGGGCGCGGAAGATGGCTCGGCCCGAGATGTGCCCTTCGGCCCGGATCGGTTGGGGCCCGGGGACCGAGCGGACCGGCGTCTGGCGCATCCGTGGATCGAGGGGATCCTTCCCTGGCGCAACGCCGGGCGCTGCGTCGCGGAAGTACTGGCCGGCCTGCCGTCAGCATTGCCGACCGACACGGCCGTGCTCCTGTGGGCGGCGCGCCGCGACCGCTTCGGCGCCCCCATGCTCGCGCTTCCCGCCGGCGAACTGCTGATGGGATTCGCCATTCTGCCCGCCGTCAAGCCGGCGGCGCTGCCACGGTTGCTGCCGGGTCTGGAGGCGGCCGGCCGGCGGTTGACGACGATGGGCGGCAAGCGCTACCTGTCCGGCTGGATCGACTACGACCACGAGCAGTGGCGCGCGCACTTCGGCGACCTGTGGCCGCGGGTCGTGGATTGCAAGGCGGCGTTCGACCCGCGCGGCATACTCGATTCGGGTTTCATCCGCTATCGGCCGGCGCAGCCGGCATGA
- a CDS encoding ABC transporter permease, with protein MMLWQDLRHALRRLVQDRSLSVMAAAALGLGIGANATVFAIVHAAFIRGLPFDEPGRIISVSSRDGDSGQTGGVSLRDFDDYRAAAASFSGLAAFTAGGTANLSDAGRPPERVNGSLVTPNTFRLLGQPVLLGRDFRPEEGERGAERTIILSHHVWQDRYAGDPGVLGRVVRVNDEPSMVVGVMPEGMRFPLNADTWQPLQPTAALDRRDNRVLATVGRLAPGVDLDAADAEMRALAGRLRQQYPDTNEHTDAVVQTFNDWANPASIKLSVLTLMGVVAFVLLIACANVANLLIARSAQRAREVAIRVAQGATRWRIVRQLLTESLALGAAGSAAGLGLSAAGIRLLDVATRDIGKPFWMTFHLDGAVVAFLALACVGSSVLFGLAPALHVSKTPLGELLREGGRTGAGGVRARRLTAAMVVVEVALAVVLLAGAGLMIRSFQEFYWIDLGFDSARVLTGQVTLVARKYPEPADRLRFVEQLQRRLDAMPGIRAASVATTLPLFGGLQRSLDIDGRPSSDGGLAPTVTTLSVGARYLESLGVSLSRGRALTLEDGRAGAESVVVNARFAARFFPGEDPLGRRIRLQARDDPASPWLTIVGVSPSIRQAALREPDPDPVVYLPYRLYTGSPAAPQWSLALQLLTAGEPAAFVPQLRAAVRGVDPELPVFGAQSMSARLRDVRWTYLLFSGLFGIFAAIALVLSAVGIYAVTAYSVTQRTQEIGIRMALGAPPGQVIWVVLRRGLAQVGAGLIAGSAGAFAVGRLIESLLVQTSPRDPVTLAMVLAVLAAATVVACVGPARRAAGIDPVEALRSD; from the coding sequence GTGATGTTGTGGCAGGATCTCCGGCACGCTCTTCGGCGTCTGGTGCAGGACCGGTCGCTCAGCGTCATGGCGGCGGCGGCGCTCGGGCTCGGCATCGGCGCCAACGCCACCGTCTTCGCGATCGTCCATGCCGCGTTCATCCGCGGCCTGCCGTTCGACGAGCCCGGACGGATCATCAGCGTCTCGTCACGCGACGGCGACAGCGGACAGACCGGGGGTGTCTCGCTTCGGGACTTCGATGACTATCGGGCCGCGGCCGCCTCGTTCAGCGGACTGGCCGCCTTCACGGCCGGCGGGACCGCGAACCTGAGCGACGCCGGCCGCCCTCCCGAGCGGGTCAACGGATCGCTGGTCACACCGAACACGTTCCGCCTGCTCGGCCAACCGGTGCTGCTCGGCCGGGACTTCCGGCCCGAGGAAGGGGAACGGGGCGCGGAGCGAACCATCATCCTGAGCCACCACGTGTGGCAGGACCGCTACGCGGGCGATCCCGGCGTGCTCGGCCGGGTGGTGCGGGTCAACGACGAGCCGTCCATGGTCGTCGGCGTCATGCCGGAAGGGATGCGGTTCCCGCTGAACGCGGATACCTGGCAGCCTTTGCAGCCGACCGCTGCTCTGGACCGCCGCGACAACCGGGTGCTGGCGACCGTCGGCCGGCTGGCTCCGGGCGTCGATCTCGACGCGGCGGATGCCGAGATGCGCGCGCTGGCGGGTCGGCTCCGCCAGCAGTATCCCGACACGAACGAGCACACGGACGCCGTGGTCCAGACGTTCAACGACTGGGCGAACCCCGCCAGCATCAAGCTGAGTGTCTTGACGTTGATGGGCGTGGTGGCGTTCGTTCTGCTCATCGCCTGCGCCAACGTTGCCAACCTGCTGATTGCACGCTCGGCGCAGCGGGCGCGCGAGGTGGCCATCCGGGTCGCGCAGGGCGCCACGCGGTGGCGGATCGTCCGCCAGTTGTTGACGGAGAGCCTCGCGCTCGGCGCGGCGGGCAGCGCCGCCGGCCTTGGGCTGTCGGCCGCCGGCATTCGCCTGCTGGACGTCGCCACACGCGACATCGGCAAGCCGTTCTGGATGACCTTCCACCTCGACGGCGCGGTCGTCGCGTTCCTCGCCCTCGCGTGCGTCGGCTCGAGCGTGCTCTTCGGGCTCGCGCCGGCGCTGCACGTCTCGAAGACGCCGCTCGGCGAGCTGCTGCGGGAAGGCGGGCGCACCGGCGCCGGCGGGGTGCGCGCACGCCGCCTGACCGCGGCGATGGTGGTCGTCGAGGTGGCGCTCGCGGTTGTCCTGCTGGCGGGCGCGGGCCTGATGATCCGCAGCTTTCAGGAGTTCTACTGGATCGATCTCGGGTTCGACTCCGCTCGAGTGCTGACCGGACAAGTCACGCTGGTCGCCCGGAAGTACCCCGAACCGGCGGATCGGCTCCGGTTCGTCGAGCAGCTCCAGCGGCGCCTGGACGCGATGCCCGGGATTCGCGCAGCGAGCGTCGCCACCACTCTCCCTCTCTTCGGCGGGTTGCAGCGGTCGCTCGATATCGACGGGCGTCCGTCGTCTGACGGGGGGCTCGCACCCACCGTGACGACGCTGAGCGTCGGCGCCCGGTATCTGGAGTCGCTCGGCGTCTCGCTGTCGCGGGGGCGCGCGCTGACGCTGGAGGACGGCCGCGCCGGGGCGGAGTCGGTGGTGGTGAACGCGCGTTTCGCCGCCCGGTTCTTTCCCGGCGAGGACCCTCTCGGGCGGCGGATCCGCCTGCAGGCGCGGGACGACCCGGCCAGCCCGTGGCTGACGATCGTCGGCGTGAGCCCGAGCATTCGGCAGGCCGCCCTGCGGGAGCCCGACCCCGATCCGGTCGTCTACCTGCCTTATCGGCTCTACACCGGCAGCCCGGCCGCGCCGCAGTGGTCGCTCGCCCTGCAACTTCTGACGGCGGGCGAGCCTGCCGCGTTCGTCCCGCAGCTTCGCGCGGCGGTGCGGGGCGTCGACCCCGAACTGCCGGTGTTCGGCGCCCAGTCGATGTCGGCCCGGCTCCGGGACGTGCGCTGGACGTACCTGCTCTTCAGCGGCCTGTTCGGCATCTTTGCGGCGATCGCGCTGGTCCTCTCGGCGGTCGGGATCTACGCGGTCACGGCGTACTCGGTGACGCAACGGACGCAGGAGATCGGCATCCGCATGGCGCTCGGCGCGCCGCCCGGACAGGTGATCTGGGTCGTTCTGCGCCGCGGGCTCGCGCAGGTGGGGGCCGGGCTGATCGCGGGATCGGCCGGCGCGTTCGCGGTCGGCCGCCTGATCGAGAGCCTGCTGGTGCAGACGTCTCCCCGCGACCCCGTGACGCTGGCGATGGTGCTGGCGGTGCTGGCGGCGGCGACGGTCGTCGCCTGCGTCGGCCCGGCGCGCCGGGCGGCCGGGATCGATCCGGTGGAGGCGCTGCGGTCCGACTGA
- a CDS encoding fatty acid desaturase, with amino-acid sequence MAPKSAAAIPGALDLLIRKAVSQERWRAILTPYERPDNRRSLLQLAVTLLLYGAAWALLLRSVEVGYWATATVALPAAGLMVRLIIIQHDCSHGSYFTSQRVCNAVGTVVAMLSLTPYDYLKRIHVAHHAHSGNLDRRAGGDIPTLTVAEYTALGWWRRLGYRLIRNPFVLMGVLTPLQFVVVHRFPWGMPRSWTREWRSVWGTNAALAAVLVGIWLVVGVERLEQILIIQGMIMLYGGAFAGWLTHTQHQFEDAYWHRFGAWDYFDAGLQGASWLALPKPLQWLTASIGLHHVHHLSTRIPNYRLQRCHDENPELWSAHRITLRNGFKALNLALWDERGGKLISFGEYRRLAQST; translated from the coding sequence GTGGCCCCCAAGTCCGCCGCCGCGATCCCCGGCGCCCTCGATCTGCTGATCCGCAAGGCGGTCTCGCAGGAACGCTGGAGAGCGATTCTGACGCCCTACGAGAGGCCGGACAACCGTCGCAGTTTGCTGCAGCTTGCCGTCACCCTGCTCTTGTACGGCGCCGCGTGGGCCCTACTGCTCCGGAGCGTGGAGGTCGGCTACTGGGCGACCGCGACCGTCGCATTGCCTGCCGCGGGTCTGATGGTGCGGCTGATCATCATTCAGCACGACTGCAGCCACGGTTCCTACTTCACGTCGCAACGCGTGTGCAACGCCGTAGGCACCGTAGTCGCGATGCTGTCCCTCACGCCCTACGACTACTTGAAGCGGATTCACGTAGCGCACCACGCACACTCGGGCAACCTCGACAGGCGCGCCGGCGGTGACATACCCACGCTCACGGTCGCCGAGTACACCGCGCTGGGATGGTGGCGCCGGCTCGGGTACCGCCTGATTCGCAACCCGTTCGTGTTGATGGGCGTCCTGACTCCACTGCAGTTCGTCGTCGTGCATCGCTTTCCCTGGGGCATGCCGCGTTCCTGGACCCGGGAATGGCGGTCGGTATGGGGGACCAACGCCGCCCTGGCCGCGGTGCTGGTGGGCATCTGGCTTGTCGTCGGCGTCGAACGCCTGGAACAGATCCTGATAATCCAGGGCATGATCATGCTGTACGGGGGCGCGTTCGCCGGCTGGCTCACCCATACGCAGCATCAGTTCGAGGACGCCTACTGGCACCGGTTCGGCGCGTGGGACTACTTCGACGCCGGGTTGCAGGGCGCGTCCTGGCTCGCGCTCCCGAAACCGCTGCAATGGCTGACCGCCAGTATCGGTCTGCATCACGTGCACCATCTGAGTACCCGCATTCCGAACTACCGCCTGCAGCGCTGTCACGACGAGAATCCGGAACTGTGGTCCGCCCACCGAATCACGTTGCGGAACGGGTTCAAGGCGCTGAATCTGGCGCTCTGGGACGAACGGGGCGGCAAGCTGATTTCGTTCGGCGAATACCGCCGGTTGGCCCAATCGACCTGA